A stretch of Thermococcus bergensis DNA encodes these proteins:
- the cyaB gene encoding class IV adenylate cyclase — MIEIELKGYADDRVFERVRETFEFMRKEIHEDIYFNHPCRDFAETDEALRIRIKRFNGHFEAFLTYKGPKIDKLSKTRKEIEVSIEDVDAYLELLRLLGFKEVLTVRKTREKYYVEKGVTITLDDVEGLGKFVEIEKLAKDEKEVQREVPRLMEILKALGIEKFERKSYLELLMEKLSSSTGL; from the coding sequence ATGATCGAGATTGAGCTCAAAGGATATGCAGATGATAGAGTATTCGAGAGGGTTAGGGAAACCTTTGAGTTTATGAGAAAGGAAATACACGAGGACATCTACTTCAACCACCCATGCAGGGATTTTGCAGAGACGGATGAGGCACTTAGGATAAGAATAAAACGCTTTAATGGTCATTTCGAGGCATTTCTCACGTACAAAGGACCCAAGATTGATAAGCTTTCAAAAACAAGGAAGGAAATAGAGGTAAGCATTGAGGATGTTGATGCATATCTTGAACTTTTAAGGCTTCTCGGCTTTAAAGAGGTTCTCACGGTGAGAAAAACTAGGGAAAAATATTACGTGGAAAAAGGCGTCACCATAACGTTAGATGATGTAGAGGGGCTTGGAAAGTTCGTCGAGATAGAAAAACTTGCAAAAGACGAAAAAGAAGTGCAAAGGGAAGTTCCACGGCTCATGGAAATCCTGAAGGCCCTTGGAATTGAAAAGTTTGAAAGAAAATCCTATTTAGAGCTACTGATGGAAAAGCTCAGTTCTTCAACAGGGCTTTGA
- a CDS encoding NAD(P)/FAD-dependent oxidoreductase produces the protein MAKFENLFKPLKIGKVEIKNRVVMPPMVMCYGGPNGEVTDQVVAHYEARAKGGAGLIIVEATCVHPSGKGFEGGLSIHTDSHIPGFARLTDAVKKYGAKVALQIFHAGIQAHVDQPVGPSAIGRKIIPPVKTPRELTTEEVEEMIEAFIQAAVRAKKAGFDMVEVHGTHGYLICEFLSPLTNKRTDEYGVDRVLFAEKIVKGIKERCGKDFPVIFRLCADEFLEGGITVEYAKEIAKRLEKAGVDAFNITGGNYDTCDHIIPPVYYEKQGYFLELAAEIKKVVNVPVISGGFIRDPEVAEELIKEGKVDAVFVGRQLIADPEWANKAKHGAVEDIRPCIACNEGCIHRIFNDRPVVCAVNPLKGFEYRYLSEEEIPKAEKPKKILVVGGGVGGLEFARAAKIRGHEVILVEKSDRLGGLLWLAGAPEFKRDRIYKLIKWYEEQMKKLGVEAKLNTEATPDLIKELKPDIVVLATGSEPIVPKIPGVEHTILADDVLQGKAEVGEKVVIIGGGMVGCEVGIELAKKGKKVTIVEALDAIVPNEPAINQMGIHKLLAKYNVEVRTNSPVIGIHKDHVEVVDKLGRRTAIEADTIILAVGRKARLNEDLLKAAQEVAQDVFVLGDAKEPRKIIDAIREGFWTAIAS, from the coding sequence ATGGCGAAGTTCGAGAACTTGTTCAAGCCCTTAAAGATTGGAAAAGTTGAGATAAAGAACAGAGTTGTTATGCCACCAATGGTAATGTGTTACGGTGGCCCAAATGGGGAAGTTACAGACCAAGTGGTCGCCCACTACGAAGCTAGAGCTAAGGGAGGGGCTGGTCTCATTATTGTTGAAGCCACCTGTGTCCACCCATCTGGCAAAGGGTTCGAAGGCGGACTTAGCATTCACACAGACTCACACATTCCCGGGTTTGCAAGACTTACCGACGCTGTCAAGAAATATGGGGCTAAAGTGGCTCTGCAGATTTTCCACGCTGGAATACAAGCTCATGTAGACCAACCGGTTGGGCCAAGTGCCATCGGAAGGAAAATTATCCCACCCGTGAAAACACCGAGAGAATTAACCACTGAAGAAGTAGAAGAAATGATTGAGGCATTTATTCAGGCAGCAGTAAGGGCAAAGAAAGCTGGTTTTGACATGGTGGAAGTTCACGGAACTCACGGATATTTAATATGTGAGTTTCTCTCACCGCTAACAAACAAAAGGACCGATGAGTATGGTGTGGATAGAGTGCTATTTGCCGAGAAAATCGTCAAAGGAATAAAAGAGCGCTGTGGTAAGGACTTCCCGGTGATATTCAGGCTGTGTGCAGATGAGTTCCTTGAAGGGGGCATCACAGTAGAATATGCCAAGGAAATTGCTAAAAGACTTGAAAAAGCAGGTGTAGATGCATTCAACATAACTGGGGGAAACTATGATACCTGCGATCACATAATTCCTCCTGTATATTATGAGAAGCAGGGCTACTTCCTTGAACTTGCGGCAGAGATAAAGAAAGTTGTTAATGTCCCAGTAATTAGCGGAGGGTTCATTAGAGACCCAGAAGTTGCTGAGGAACTTATCAAGGAAGGAAAAGTAGACGCAGTCTTTGTTGGAAGACAGTTAATAGCTGACCCAGAGTGGGCAAACAAAGCTAAACATGGAGCTGTTGAAGACATTAGACCATGTATTGCCTGCAACGAAGGATGTATACACAGAATCTTTAACGACAGACCAGTGGTATGTGCAGTTAACCCATTGAAAGGATTTGAATACAGGTACTTATCAGAGGAAGAAATTCCAAAAGCCGAAAAACCAAAGAAGATTCTGGTCGTTGGAGGAGGCGTTGGTGGCCTTGAATTTGCTAGAGCAGCTAAAATTAGGGGTCATGAAGTAATCTTGGTAGAGAAATCCGATAGACTCGGAGGCTTGCTGTGGCTGGCAGGGGCGCCAGAGTTCAAGAGGGACAGGATTTACAAACTAATTAAGTGGTACGAAGAGCAGATGAAGAAGCTGGGAGTTGAAGCTAAGTTAAACACAGAAGCAACTCCTGACCTTATTAAAGAACTTAAGCCCGACATAGTGGTTTTGGCAACTGGGTCTGAGCCCATAGTTCCAAAGATCCCTGGAGTTGAGCACACAATACTTGCAGATGACGTCCTCCAAGGAAAGGCAGAGGTCGGAGAGAAAGTTGTTATAATTGGTGGCGGAATGGTCGGGTGTGAAGTTGGAATAGAACTTGCCAAGAAAGGAAAGAAAGTAACCATTGTTGAGGCTCTTGATGCAATAGTTCCAAATGAACCGGCAATAAATCAAATGGGTATCCACAAGCTTCTCGCAAAGTACAATGTTGAGGTTAGAACTAACAGTCCGGTAATAGGAATCCACAAAGACCATGTAGAGGTAGTTGATAAGCTCGGCAGGAGAACAGCAATTGAAGCAGATACCATTATTCTTGCAGTTGGAAGAAAAGCTCGCTTGAATGAAGATCTCTTGAAAGCAGCTCAAGAGGTTGCACAAGATGTCTTTGTACTTGGAGACGCTAAAGAACCACGTAAGATAATAGATGCCATAAGAGAAGGCTTCTGGACAGCTATTGCTTCCTGA
- the hepT gene encoding type VII toxin-antitoxin system HepT family RNase toxin, with product MKKEEIGYRIKLIEKSIQAIRTSFPKTQERFLKMGLAKDGIYKQLEFAIQNLLDALNEISSSLELGAVSYQGIVENLHEEKIIDDELKEKLDFLVQLREVLIYNYDILNDEIAFRNMEEYLQFLEEGLKFLTSFLEGEE from the coding sequence GTGAAGAAAGAAGAGATTGGGTATAGAATAAAGCTCATAGAAAAGAGCATTCAAGCTATAAGAACATCGTTTCCAAAAACTCAAGAGAGATTTTTAAAGATGGGGCTTGCCAAAGATGGAATATACAAGCAGCTTGAATTTGCAATTCAGAATCTTCTTGATGCCCTCAATGAAATCTCCTCCAGCTTAGAGCTTGGAGCAGTAAGTTATCAAGGAATAGTTGAGAACCTGCATGAGGAGAAGATTATTGACGATGAGCTAAAGGAGAAGCTCGATTTCCTAGTCCAGCTGAGAGAAGTGTTGATTTACAACTACGACATCCTTAACGATGAGATAGCCTTTAGGAACATGGAAGAGTACCTTCAGTTCCTTGAAGAGGGCTTGAAATTCTTAACTTCTTTTCTGGAGGGTGAAGAGTGA
- a CDS encoding archaemetzincin family Zn-dependent metalloprotease, with the protein MKIGILPLVVKKVEEDVLKGVADYIKEFYSKFGFKVEILPLLTASDLFFSYNPIREQFLGRFFLAKVAEHRGDFSAVLGITDADLYEEGMNFIFGLANPYLRAAIISLARLRPELYNEKDGEVLKERAIKEAMHELGHVFGLGHCENPRCVMHFSNSIIDTDYKGKDYCKKCLNKLKRNLEGIR; encoded by the coding sequence GTGAAGATAGGAATCCTCCCATTGGTAGTGAAAAAGGTTGAGGAAGACGTTCTAAAGGGAGTTGCTGACTATATCAAAGAATTCTACTCAAAATTTGGGTTTAAAGTGGAGATTTTACCTCTCCTAACTGCAAGCGATCTCTTCTTCTCCTACAATCCAATTAGGGAGCAATTTCTCGGAAGATTCTTTCTTGCAAAGGTTGCTGAACATAGAGGGGATTTTTCAGCAGTTTTAGGGATCACTGATGCAGACCTCTATGAGGAGGGCATGAACTTCATTTTTGGACTAGCTAATCCCTACTTGAGAGCTGCTATAATATCACTGGCAAGACTGAGGCCGGAATTGTATAACGAAAAAGACGGAGAAGTTTTAAAAGAAAGGGCTATAAAGGAGGCAATGCACGAACTCGGCCATGTATTTGGGCTCGGCCATTGCGAAAACCCCAGATGCGTAATGCACTTCTCAAATTCAATAATCGATACTGATTATAAAGGAAAAGACTACTGCAAAAAATGCTTGAATAAGCTAAAAAGAAACCTGGAGGGAATAAGATGA
- a CDS encoding DUF257 family protein: protein MREINALLERLKFGETVLLEHNSLTTPARGLYYLVKWAQEKNYQIIIDDILDTLYLYNVQIKLSGLDPSILNSVNVIKEGGRIEVGNVVKRLPIKEAGIQEKEYARVFDPLLEQGKIINPVVGAEKLLLLSQSKQEILTILNTILSYTGNEKRIAFYFLNTDLLEKSNPCVIPLLEEIATTVIKVSKQDRDTIFSVVKSVNNEIDGKEVKL, encoded by the coding sequence ATGAGAGAGATTAATGCACTATTGGAGAGGTTGAAGTTTGGAGAGACAGTTCTTTTGGAGCACAACTCCCTAACCACCCCAGCACGGGGACTGTATTACCTCGTAAAATGGGCTCAAGAAAAGAACTATCAGATCATAATAGATGACATCTTAGACACTCTATACCTCTACAACGTACAGATAAAGCTCTCAGGACTTGATCCAAGCATTTTAAACAGTGTAAATGTCATTAAAGAAGGAGGAAGGATAGAAGTGGGCAACGTAGTAAAGAGACTTCCAATAAAAGAAGCGGGAATTCAAGAGAAAGAATATGCCCGGGTATTCGACCCACTGCTTGAACAGGGGAAGATTATCAACCCAGTAGTCGGTGCCGAAAAGCTCCTACTTCTCTCCCAATCAAAACAGGAAATTCTGACCATTCTAAACACAATACTGTCCTACACGGGAAATGAAAAAAGAATTGCGTTCTATTTCCTCAACACCGACCTTTTAGAAAAGAGCAACCCCTGTGTTATTCCCCTGTTAGAAGAGATAGCCACTACAGTGATAAAAGTGAGCAAACAAGACAGGGACACCATATTCAGTGTTGTAAAATCAGTCAATAACGAGATTGATGGAAAAGAAGTAAAGTTGTGA
- a CDS encoding CARDB domain-containing protein, giving the protein MDKRAIVLITILFLLPISGVSAQPSLLLEVTQKSFEAKPGETISVPVTLSNIGNETAENITIYISGPLVEGLLYSQDVIKKLEPGKKVEKTLPIYVENPKAGVYDLKVVARVGAVLIEVPISLRILTKVSYSIDIDVKDRYLFGEDVAVTLKVSSSSNGVIFGDVSYEIYRENVSIAEKSVHNIFLYPEYPKNKWEYVIFLPKPGVGKYTILVRTNFGGLSKTITKSFEVYQRKLRYETKFEKGIIYVRVLDEGGNGVEGIPVTIEGTELKTNSYGIAFVEAKEPGTYHITLNLDGKIVETFVEVKKLFMAYEQRNETLLVYVRDSAGKGIGNVTIEAIGPIGKTYSITDENGTAVIDLNETGFGSISLKAESDRYLGAEAIVTVKEPKKPETETPTQTTSTPINQTTPIPPVKPKDYGNLPLILVLSAIIFGSTSYLALFKPLKFEEQLDKYYFVKVRAPRLRELRNFRYEKAINAVDARATKGKVAIEDGKVIWEIDKLEPGEEAFLQVIL; this is encoded by the coding sequence GTGGATAAAAGGGCAATTGTTTTGATAACAATCCTATTTTTGCTCCCTATCTCGGGGGTAAGTGCCCAGCCTTCTCTGTTACTTGAAGTCACTCAAAAAAGCTTTGAAGCAAAGCCCGGTGAAACAATCTCAGTTCCCGTTACACTGAGCAATATTGGAAACGAAACGGCAGAGAACATAACCATCTACATCTCGGGGCCACTCGTCGAGGGTCTTCTCTACAGCCAAGACGTCATAAAAAAGCTGGAACCTGGAAAAAAAGTAGAGAAAACTCTGCCCATATATGTTGAAAACCCCAAAGCAGGGGTTTATGACCTCAAAGTGGTTGCAAGGGTAGGAGCGGTGCTTATTGAAGTTCCAATATCCCTAAGAATCCTAACAAAAGTGAGCTATTCAATTGATATCGATGTGAAGGACAGGTATCTCTTTGGGGAAGACGTTGCAGTAACGCTGAAGGTTTCTTCCTCCTCTAACGGGGTAATTTTCGGAGATGTTTCTTACGAAATCTACAGAGAAAACGTTTCAATTGCCGAGAAGTCCGTCCACAACATCTTTCTTTACCCAGAGTACCCGAAAAACAAATGGGAATACGTGATATTCCTTCCCAAGCCCGGTGTGGGAAAATATACAATCCTTGTGAGAACCAACTTTGGGGGCCTTTCAAAAACAATTACAAAAAGCTTTGAGGTTTATCAAAGGAAGCTGAGATACGAAACAAAATTCGAAAAGGGCATAATATACGTGAGGGTCTTAGACGAGGGAGGAAATGGGGTGGAAGGAATACCAGTAACGATAGAGGGAACTGAGCTGAAAACTAATTCCTATGGAATAGCTTTCGTTGAGGCAAAGGAGCCCGGAACTTATCACATAACCCTCAATCTTGATGGAAAAATAGTTGAAACGTTTGTTGAAGTTAAAAAGCTCTTCATGGCGTATGAGCAGAGAAATGAAACTCTTTTAGTCTACGTTAGGGACTCGGCAGGGAAAGGAATAGGAAACGTTACCATAGAGGCCATAGGACCGATTGGAAAAACCTACAGCATAACGGATGAAAATGGGACGGCTGTGATAGACTTAAACGAGACTGGCTTCGGTAGCATCTCCCTAAAAGCCGAGAGCGATAGATATTTGGGTGCTGAGGCGATAGTAACTGTCAAGGAACCCAAAAAGCCAGAAACTGAGACCCCAACTCAAACAACTTCCACCCCAATAAACCAGACAACACCAATTCCTCCAGTGAAACCAAAAGATTATGGAAACTTACCCCTAATCCTAGTTCTCTCCGCAATAATCTTTGGGAGCACCTCTTACCTAGCCCTTTTCAAGCCCCTTAAATTCGAAGAGCAGCTCGATAAATACTACTTCGTAAAGGTGAGGGCTCCAAGGCTTAGGGAGCTTCGCAACTTCAGATATGAAAAAGCAATAAACGCTGTCGATGCAAGGGCAACAAAAGGAAAGGTAGCAATAGAAGACGGCAAGGTAATATGGGAAATAGACAAGCTTGAACCCGGAGAAGAGGCGTTTTTGCAGGTCATTCTTTGA
- a CDS encoding ATP-binding cassette domain-containing protein: MIRVEELSFKYAGAKEYSLRDISFRVKKGEFLGILGASGSGKSTLCLTFNGIIPHSIRGDFEGNVFVKGYNTREASVAELSKIVGLVLQNPDSQLFNMTVEEEVAFALENLGLDVEEIRRRVYWALKITGLEGLEKEFPPNLSGGQKQRLAIASVLALKPEVLVLDEPTSQLDPIGREQVLSLITLLNKEQGITIVLVEHNTEYLFDFADRIIVLDRGEVVMEGKPREVFEEADYLRKLGIKIPVSVKIGAELKRKGLLKKAALNDKELINALKALLKN, from the coding sequence ATGATAAGAGTGGAAGAGCTGAGCTTTAAATACGCTGGAGCGAAGGAGTATTCCCTCAGGGACATCAGCTTCAGGGTTAAGAAGGGGGAATTTTTGGGTATTCTAGGGGCGAGCGGGAGCGGAAAATCTACTCTCTGCTTAACTTTCAATGGTATAATCCCCCATTCGATAAGAGGTGACTTTGAGGGCAATGTCTTTGTTAAGGGCTACAACACTAGAGAAGCTAGCGTAGCGGAACTTTCGAAGATTGTTGGGTTGGTTCTCCAAAATCCTGACTCCCAGCTGTTCAACATGACCGTCGAGGAGGAAGTGGCATTTGCCCTTGAGAATCTTGGCTTGGATGTGGAGGAAATAAGGAGGAGAGTTTACTGGGCATTGAAAATTACTGGGCTTGAAGGGCTTGAAAAAGAATTTCCCCCAAATCTAAGTGGTGGGCAGAAACAGAGGCTTGCGATAGCCAGTGTTTTAGCCCTTAAGCCAGAGGTTCTGGTGCTTGATGAGCCCACATCTCAACTAGACCCCATTGGCAGGGAGCAGGTTTTAAGCCTGATAACTCTTCTAAACAAGGAACAGGGCATTACAATAGTTCTGGTTGAGCACAACACTGAGTATCTATTTGATTTCGCGGACAGGATAATAGTCCTCGACAGGGGAGAGGTTGTGATGGAAGGAAAACCGAGAGAGGTTTTTGAGGAGGCTGATTACTTAAGAAAGCTCGGCATTAAAATACCGGTCAGCGTGAAAATAGGGGCGGAATTAAAAAGGAAGGGACTTCTCAAAAAAGCCGCCCTAAATGATAAAGAACTCATAAACGCTCTCAAAGCCCTGTTGAAGAACTGA
- a CDS encoding TrkH family potassium uptake protein — protein MLELRKYINIADDIFVIRNLIGALLQGIGVAYLIPVLITWIYTEEMQYVYYFVIPGLACILFGAWLARHSEHIEDVNLRQAMISAAFVWLFASFVSVVPFMRIAGMSFVDSYFESMSAWTGTGLTMMRNLESYPHIILFWRAWMQWLGGIGIVLVALTILIRPGVAAARLYRAEARSERILPNLANTSKIIFQIYAVLTVVGVYLYYINGMGLFDAVIHSMTGLGTGGMSSHDLSIGFFNSLSIEAVTIFLMIMGATNFTVHYKMFKEKSLVPFFRDIQVKYMFFFLTPVIALIGYGLMVYDGLTIGESFREAVFHAVSAVTCTGFSISDLSQYPELAKLLIGFLMVVGGGAGSTAGGIKLIRVTLTFQTLKWTIQQAILPKGAVIKRKIGDYTFTEEDLQEVLGFTMTYIALLLIGTVWIMFRLGTGLADAFFEVSSAQGNVGLSVGITSPGLPLDVKILLILHMWIGRLEIFSTLVFIFGVLLMVPRIVERE, from the coding sequence ATGCTAGAGCTTCGGAAGTACATCAACATCGCCGATGATATCTTTGTCATAAGAAATCTCATAGGAGCGCTTCTTCAAGGTATAGGTGTTGCTTACCTAATCCCAGTCTTAATTACGTGGATTTACACGGAAGAGATGCAGTACGTCTATTATTTTGTCATTCCTGGCTTGGCATGTATCCTTTTTGGTGCATGGCTTGCCAGGCATTCTGAACACATAGAAGATGTAAACCTGAGGCAGGCCATGATTTCTGCCGCTTTCGTATGGCTTTTTGCGTCTTTTGTAAGTGTAGTTCCCTTCATGAGGATAGCGGGCATGAGCTTTGTTGACTCCTATTTTGAAAGCATGTCTGCTTGGACCGGGACCGGGTTAACCATGATGCGCAATCTCGAAAGCTACCCCCATATAATTCTATTCTGGAGAGCTTGGATGCAGTGGCTTGGTGGAATAGGCATAGTGCTGGTTGCCCTTACCATTTTGATTCGCCCAGGAGTTGCTGCGGCAAGACTTTACAGAGCGGAGGCGAGAAGCGAGAGAATTCTCCCAAACTTGGCAAATACTTCAAAGATAATCTTCCAGATATATGCCGTCTTGACGGTTGTAGGTGTTTACCTATACTACATAAACGGTATGGGGCTCTTCGATGCTGTGATACACTCAATGACCGGGCTTGGAACCGGTGGTATGAGCTCCCACGACTTGAGCATAGGGTTTTTCAACAGCCTCAGCATAGAGGCAGTTACGATTTTTCTTATGATAATGGGTGCAACAAACTTTACTGTCCACTATAAAATGTTTAAGGAGAAGTCCCTTGTGCCCTTCTTTAGGGATATCCAGGTTAAGTATATGTTCTTCTTTTTAACCCCAGTTATAGCGCTCATTGGATATGGGCTTATGGTTTACGATGGGCTGACAATTGGAGAATCTTTCAGGGAAGCGGTGTTTCATGCGGTCTCTGCGGTAACATGTACTGGCTTCTCTATCTCGGATTTATCCCAGTATCCAGAACTGGCAAAGCTCCTCATAGGCTTTCTGATGGTAGTTGGGGGTGGTGCTGGAAGTACGGCTGGAGGTATAAAGCTTATCCGTGTAACCCTGACGTTTCAGACATTAAAGTGGACTATTCAACAGGCCATCCTTCCCAAGGGCGCGGTCATAAAAAGAAAAATTGGCGATTATACCTTTACGGAAGAAGATTTACAGGAGGTCTTGGGCTTTACGATGACTTACATTGCTCTCTTGCTAATTGGGACTGTATGGATCATGTTTAGGCTTGGAACTGGCTTGGCAGATGCTTTCTTTGAAGTTTCCTCTGCTCAAGGAAACGTTGGTCTAAGCGTGGGAATAACATCTCCAGGACTGCCGCTGGACGTTAAGATTCTCCTTATCCTTCACATGTGGATTGGAAGGCTTGAGATATTCTCAACCCTCGTGTTCATATTTGGTGTCCTCCTAATGGTGCCGAGAATCGTGGAGAGGGAGTAG
- a CDS encoding IS6 family transposase has product MKSETIIYWVVSALKPFRRNKIPPEKKIRGVELYLRGLSYRQTARILKISHVTVWEAVQKLAEAVYKPKILAVKKQRNFIAVDETVIKINGKKRFLWAAIDVESKEVLAVWITTVRNWWVARDFILVVLKSCEGQPVFLVDRASWYKSAFKSLGLGYLHVTFGPRNSVERWFRTLKERTKRFWNNFRSEDWRRVHRFVFLFAFWYNFVRIHSSFGGPPGDFAEWLQEVMPQLS; this is encoded by the coding sequence ATGAAGTCTGAAACCATTATTTACTGGGTGGTTTCAGCCTTAAAACCCTTTCGTCGCAACAAAATCCCACCAGAAAAGAAAATCAGGGGAGTAGAATTATACCTGCGAGGCCTCAGTTACCGGCAAACCGCCAGAATCCTCAAAATCAGTCACGTAACAGTCTGGGAGGCCGTCCAAAAACTCGCAGAAGCAGTTTACAAGCCAAAAATCCTCGCAGTCAAAAAACAGCGAAACTTCATCGCAGTTGACGAAACAGTAATAAAAATCAACGGAAAGAAAAGATTCCTCTGGGCTGCAATTGACGTTGAGAGCAAGGAAGTTTTGGCAGTCTGGATTACGACTGTTAGAAACTGGTGGGTTGCCAGGGATTTCATCCTGGTTGTTTTAAAGTCGTGTGAAGGGCAGCCTGTCTTTCTGGTTGACAGGGCTAGCTGGTATAAGTCTGCTTTTAAGAGTCTGGGGTTGGGTTATCTGCATGTGACTTTCGGGCCGAGGAACAGTGTTGAGCGCTGGTTTAGGACGTTGAAGGAAAGAACAAAGCGTTTCTGGAATAATTTCAGGAGTGAGGACTGGAGAAGGGTTCATAGGTTTGTTTTTCTGTTTGCCTTCTGGTACAATTTTGTCAGAATTCATTCTAGTTTTGGTGGTCCGCCTGGTGATTTTGCTGAGTGGCTTCAGGAGGTGATGCCCCAGTTATCCTAA
- the map gene encoding type II methionyl aminopeptidase — protein sequence MDDKVEKLIKAGEIAKKIKEEVLKLIKPGASLYEIAEFVENRTMELGGKPAFPCNLSINEIAAHYTPYIGDKTVLQKGDYLKVDLGVHVDGYIADTAFTVRVGMEDDELIEASREALENAISVIRAGVRINEIGKVIEETIRRYGFNPIVNLSGHVIERYKLHTGISIPNIYRPHDNHELKEGDVVAIEPFATTGAGQVIEVPPTLIYIYLRDRPVRLPQARNLLSYVKKNFSTLPFAYRWVQKLMPDAQLRLALIQLEKAGALYGYPILKEIRGGLVSQAEHTVIVEKDGALVTT from the coding sequence ATGGACGACAAAGTTGAAAAGCTCATCAAAGCAGGAGAAATCGCGAAAAAGATTAAAGAAGAAGTTCTAAAGCTAATAAAACCCGGAGCATCCCTTTATGAGATAGCCGAGTTTGTTGAAAACCGAACAATGGAGCTTGGAGGAAAACCGGCCTTTCCGTGCAATCTTTCAATAAACGAAATTGCCGCTCACTACACCCCCTATATCGGGGATAAGACGGTTCTCCAGAAGGGGGATTACCTAAAAGTTGATCTAGGCGTTCACGTTGATGGCTACATAGCGGATACAGCCTTTACAGTGAGAGTGGGAATGGAGGATGACGAGCTAATTGAAGCTTCAAGGGAAGCGCTTGAAAATGCGATAAGCGTTATCAGAGCTGGAGTAAGAATAAACGAAATCGGGAAAGTTATAGAAGAGACCATAAGGAGATACGGCTTTAATCCAATAGTTAATCTCAGCGGGCATGTAATAGAGAGGTATAAGCTCCATACAGGCATTTCAATTCCAAACATTTACAGACCACACGATAACCATGAGCTCAAAGAAGGGGATGTTGTAGCGATAGAGCCCTTTGCAACCACGGGTGCTGGGCAGGTAATAGAGGTGCCTCCTACGCTGATCTACATCTACCTTAGAGACCGACCCGTTAGGTTACCACAGGCAAGAAACCTCTTAAGCTACGTTAAAAAGAACTTTTCCACTTTACCCTTTGCATACCGCTGGGTTCAAAAGCTCATGCCGGATGCACAGCTAAGACTGGCATTAATACAGCTTGAAAAAGCCGGAGCATTGTATGGGTATCCAATCTTAAAGGAAATACGGGGAGGACTTGTTTCCCAAGCAGAACATACCGTAATAGTTGAAAAGGACGGGGCATTGGTAACCACGTAG
- a CDS encoding lysyl aminopeptidase — protein sequence MVNWELMQKVIEAPGVSGYEFMGIRDVVIEALEGYVDEIKVDKLGNVIAHKKGDGPRVMIAAHMDKIGLMVNHIDEKGYLHVVPVGGVDPRTLVAQRVRIFGEKGEIYGVVGHVPPHLTKPEERNKAADWDTIVIDIGADSKEEAEKMGVKVGTIIEFAPAFTRLNENRFASPYLDDRICLYAMIEAARALEEHQADIYFVASVQEEVGLRGARVASYAIDPEIGIAMDVTFAKQPGDKGKIVPELGKGPVMDVGPNINPKIRAFADEVAKKYEIPLQVEPSPRPTGTDANIMQINREGVATAVLSIPIKYMHSQVELTDARDVDNTIKLAKHLLEELKPMDLTP from the coding sequence ATGGTTAACTGGGAGCTTATGCAGAAGGTTATCGAGGCTCCGGGAGTTTCTGGATACGAGTTCATGGGAATCAGAGATGTTGTAATCGAAGCCCTTGAAGGTTACGTCGATGAGATCAAAGTGGACAAGCTTGGAAACGTCATAGCCCACAAGAAGGGCGACGGGCCAAGGGTAATGATAGCCGCCCACATGGACAAGATTGGTCTTATGGTCAACCACATAGATGAGAAAGGCTACCTGCACGTTGTCCCGGTTGGAGGAGTTGACCCAAGAACCCTTGTGGCACAAAGGGTAAGAATCTTCGGGGAAAAGGGAGAAATATACGGTGTCGTCGGACATGTTCCGCCCCACCTAACCAAGCCAGAAGAGAGAAACAAAGCTGCCGATTGGGATACAATAGTCATCGACATCGGAGCAGACTCCAAAGAAGAAGCGGAGAAAATGGGTGTAAAAGTAGGGACGATAATAGAATTTGCCCCGGCTTTTACAAGGCTTAATGAAAACCGCTTTGCCAGCCCGTATTTAGACGATAGAATATGCCTCTATGCCATGATAGAGGCGGCAAGAGCTTTAGAAGAGCACCAAGCAGATATATACTTCGTGGCAAGCGTCCAAGAAGAGGTTGGACTGAGAGGAGCTAGGGTGGCAAGCTATGCAATTGACCCAGAGATTGGAATAGCAATGGACGTTACCTTTGCCAAACAGCCCGGGGACAAAGGCAAAATAGTCCCAGAGCTCGGAAAAGGCCCAGTAATGGACGTTGGACCCAACATAAATCCAAAGATAAGGGCATTTGCTGATGAGGTTGCCAAGAAATATGAGATACCTCTCCAAGTGGAGCCAAGCCCAAGACCGACCGGAACAGACGCAAACATCATGCAGATAAACCGTGAAGGAGTAGCGACAGCAGTCCTTTCGATTCCAATAAAATACATGCACTCACAGGTAGAGCTTACCGACGCGAGGGACGTTGATAATACGATAAAGCTTGCAAAACACCTGCTGGAAGAGCTCAAACCAATGGACTTAACTCCATGA